The genomic region ACCGGAGCGGTCGGTTACTACCATATCTCCGCCGGGCAGGAAGACCAGTCCCCAGGGGCTGTCCAGTCCCGCGGCCACCGTATCGAGCCGTACGGTCATGCCTTCCGACCGGAAGATGTTGCTTTTGGGTTTGCTGGCAAACTTATACTGGTCGAGGGTTTCCATGCTCACCAGAATCAGGTCGGCCAGTTCGTCGATTTCCTTTTCTTTCAGCGACTGACCCCAGGCCGGCATGCCCAGATCCGGGTAGCCATGCGTAATGCTTTTGATCAGGTCCGATTTGGCAATGCCATGTTTCCATTTACGGTCAACCATGGCTTCTACTTTTTCGCCGTGGCACGACGAGCAGTAGGTCTGGTAATTTTTTCGCGCCGCGTCAGTGGTCGGCGGGGCGGGTTTGAGGGACTTTCCATTCAGGAAAAGAACAGAGGCCAGTCCCGCAACGGTCAGATAGCGAAGCATAGCAGGGAAGGAGTTGAACGTACACGATTCATCTACAAAAGTAAGATGTTCGTCCTTTTACCTGCAAAAATAGGCTAATTTGCACCGATTTCTACAGTATATTTTATTCCTCTGACATGACAAGACAAACCATTCTGACGGGCTCTCCGTGGGAAGACAAAGTGGGCTACTGCCGGGCGGTACGGGTCGGCAATTTTATTGAAGTATCCGGCACGGTAGCCCTTGTGGACGGCGAGACGGTTCGGGCCGACGATGCCTACGCCCAGACCTTCAACATCATCGAGCGCATTTCGGCCGTTCTGGAGCAGGCCGGTGCGAGCCTCGGCGACGTGGTCCGGACCCGGATTTTCACCACCGACATCAGCCGCTTCGACGACATTGCCCGTGCTCACGGCCATTTTTTCGGCGACATCAAGCCGACGACGGGCATGTACGAAATCAGCAAACTCGTCGCGCCGGAGTACCTGGTCGAGATTGAGTTTACGGCGGTGGTGGCCTAAACTCTTTCGCCCCAGGCGGGGTTTATGCGATAATCCTGATCTGAACATTTTGCAATCTCTGACAGCCGGGCTAAATTAGACGTGTACTTCACCTGTAAGTTTATGACACCCGAAAAACGACTTAACCAGTTAGAGCCCGTCGTCGCGGAAATTTCGGCCCAGCTTGACCGCGTGGCGGCCCAGAATCGCCAGCTGGTCGGCACCATGAATGTGGTGTTGGAGACGCTCGGCCAACACTCCGACTCCATTCGGTTTCTGCTCACCGAAACCTCACAGATCAAGGCAGATGTCGGCGTCATTAAGACGGACGTTGGAACACTACAGTCCGACGTTGGCGTCATTAAGACGGACGTTAGTGACCTGAAGACCGACGTTGGAACCTTGAAGGCTGACGTTGGAACCTTGAAGTCGGACGTTGGAACCTTGAAGTCGGACGTTTCTGAGTTGAAAACCGGACAGGACAGTCTGGGGCAGAAAGTAGACTCACTGACGCAGGATGTGGGTTCGCTGACGCAGAATGTAGACTTGATTTTACAAATCCTGCAAAACCGCAGCGGAAAATAACAGCCTGCAAAAAAGTCCGGGCGTCCGGGGTAGCGGAGAGAATTCTACCTCCACTACGCCGGACGCCCGGTTTTGTATAACTCAATTTCCCCTTACGCTTCCTTCGGATTCTTCCCGTATTCATTCATCCCGGGCGTTCCTTCCTGAATGGCGAGAATGAAGTTGTAGATGGGAATCAGAGCGTACCAGCCGCTCTTGCCCACGTCGTGCATCCGGCGAACGCAGACGGCAATGTAAGGCACCAGGGTAGCCAGCAGGTAAATCATGCTCAAAAGGCCCGAGTTGAAGAGCAGCCCGTCGATGAAGCCTACGCCAAAAGAGCCGATGAAGTAGACCAGCACAAAGTACCAGTACTCGCTGCGCCGGGCACGGCCATTGAAGTTGGTGTAGTTGGACAGGGCGTGGAGGTAATAATCCAGGGCGGTGATACCGGTTGAAAAAGAGGGAGTTTTGGAGTTGGTGAACGTGTTCATTGGTATTCTTGATCGAGGTGTGTTTGTGTGCCTACTCTGTTCGGTTTTCGGCTTTCCCGTTGCGTTTGATGATTCAAAATTGCACCGAAACCTGAGGCGTTTGCAAATAAAGGAAACTGAATGGCGGAGAAAGGGCGGCCAACTGTAACGAACCGCAATCGAATGGATAACACCCACGGATATAAAGACTTACAAAACAGGCTCTCTCCAGACCAGCGCCCGGATGCCGGCAACCGGCAGAAGCTTCCGGGATCGTTCAAAACGGCTTCAAGTAGCTGGGCCGGTTTCTCTTCTTTGGAAGAAAAAACGGTGATTTCATGAGACAACTTCTGCGCCTTTTCTTCCTGCTTCCCACGCTGGCCCTGGCCCAGCCTCCCGAAAAAATGGTCAAGGTCGTGGTCGCGCCCGACCATGCCGACTGGACGTATAAAACCGGCGAACCCAGCCGCTTCACCATTTCCGTGCTCCGCAACGGCGTGCCTGTGAAGGGCGCGACCGTCCGGTACGAACTCGGCCCGGAGAAGATGGAGCCGACCAAAAAAGGAACCCTGACGCTGGCCAACGGCTCGGCCTCGCTCGACGGCGGCACCCTGAAGTCGCCGGGCTTTCTGCGCCTGACGGCCGTTTATGAACTCGACGGCAAGGAGTACCGCAACCTCGCCACCACGGCCTACGACCCGCTCTCGCTCCCCCCGGCAGCCGAAGACCCCGCCGACTTCGAAGCGTTCTGGAACGGGGCTAAAGCCGACCTCGCCAAAATTCCGATGGACGCCCGCATGACGCTGCTGCCCGAACGCTGCACCGAAAACGTGAACGTTTACCACCTGAATCTGCAGAATATCGGCAACTCGCGGTTCTACGG from Tellurirhabdus rosea harbors:
- a CDS encoding RidA family protein, which codes for MTRQTILTGSPWEDKVGYCRAVRVGNFIEVSGTVALVDGETVRADDAYAQTFNIIERISAVLEQAGASLGDVVRTRIFTTDISRFDDIARAHGHFFGDIKPTTGMYEISKLVAPEYLVEIEFTAVVA
- a CDS encoding DUF805 domain-containing protein, translating into MNTFTNSKTPSFSTGITALDYYLHALSNYTNFNGRARRSEYWYFVLVYFIGSFGVGFIDGLLFNSGLLSMIYLLATLVPYIAVCVRRMHDVGKSGWYALIPIYNFILAIQEGTPGMNEYGKNPKEA